The following nucleotide sequence is from Oryzias melastigma strain HK-1 linkage group LG3, ASM292280v2, whole genome shotgun sequence.
TGTTTATAATGTATGGACCAGATACATATGAATTTACAGCGTACACAACTATAGCTTTCATCAGATATCTGGTCCTAAGTATACattgttttgaatgtttttcattatttacagCCTTGGACAAATTTacacgaaaaaaaaagaaacacctcACGTTTagccttttctgtttttcaaaaactgttggTTTGCCTAGTCTGCATTTCAGGATGGACGCACAGCACTGAAGACTGGGGAAGTTAGTTCAGGTATCAGTAGTGAAGGCCACACTGTGTCATTTTATCAATGCAATAAAAAGACTTGTTTATTGACTGCCTCACGTTACAGGTAGTTTTGGAACCTGgtgagagtgtgtgtggttATGAACAGGCACTGAATGACAGGATTGTGTGAATTGAAGATGCTGGAAGGTTTCATTTAAGAaggttttggaaaatgtttgctaaaatcAATCATTAGACGAATATATCTAAgttcaaaattttgtttttggagagtagctttttgattttattggtgTAATTTGCTCGGGAATCCAGACAAAATgtttctaaagattttttattgttagttATGCCGGTCTGCATCGCACATAACACTTGTTTGACAGACACTGCTTGGTTCACAATTGTTTCTTTTCCTAGCCCGCACAGACACTGACTGGATACTTTTAAATGTTCGactaaaagcaacattttgacAGTCACATTTCAGAGCTGTACAAAAAATGGCTACTTTCTGATTTATAACACGAAGAAGAAGAgtttttgtataaaataaagctaatgcatcagtttttatattaattttattactattataaAGTGTCACTGCTTTTTCTTTCTGGTTAAAATCATTTCAGTCAATGTATCAGACAAACAACCTGCAGGAGGGAATCATGTTTCACAGTGTTGATCTGTTTTAGTGACAGAAATGCctattttctgaacatttcagAATCATTATTAAACAAACTCTTGTCTGCTGTAGCTACACTTCACATTGTTGCTTTCTTGTAGTGGTAACAAGTTCTTACTTGAATCTTGTATTGCTTTAATATGAAACTCAGGttttagaaaagttttcttttgttcttttaggaATGTTTGACATCCttgcattttgtgtttattacTACAACATAGAGGGACTGCACGATAACTATGTACATTTTTGATGCCTTGTTATCGATTGCTATGTAGCATTTCATGTGTATCTATACAACTTTTTACTGTAAGTTGGGTAAATTTGTTTGTTAACTATGTTTGCtatgcattcacacaaataaacCTTTGTTTTCAGgattttagtgtcatttttgttgaagAATTATTAAATTGTCACATTCAAGGATTAGAATTTAGTgactaaaacaatatttttttataaacttcttacttttttagggcttttgcttaaaaatgacttttaaattatttcaactGTTTGGTTCATTTTCCTCAAGGAAGCATCAAATATCAGCTTAggagaaatatttcaaaaggtTTTAATTGTAAGCAAGTATGTGAGGCCTGTTTCTGCTGACGTCTCATGTTACAGCCACTAAGTGTTTTCCTGTGACCTTTGTGATGGAGACCACTGACCTTGTCAGCACTCACCAGCTACTAAAACGAaagctaatttttcatttaaaaaacacaaaaatagttccttaaaataaaaataatggatttttaaaatgaaaaaaaaaagcatgcaagAGCTATATACATTTGATTGTGTATGTCTTTGTActtgcatgtgtgtttgtgaataTCCTGAAGGGAAAGaaaaggttaaaggtcaaaaGATCACGGATCTCTTTCTCAAGGAATGTGACAGCTCAATAGGAATCATTGTTTGAGAGCGCTGTGAGTTCAAACAGCTCACCAGCAGCAGTCTGAAGAAAACAGCTTCATTATGACTCACACAAGCTCCTGGGAATGATGAATGTTGCTTCCTGTTTGTGAAGCGAGCTGCATTTACTATAGTGTTCATGTCGAAAGCTCAACATCTCAACTACATGCTGAAATCTGCTTAATGTGTAAGTCATGTTGTTTAAATAATATGTTTGAAGAAAGACAAAGTGAACTCCAAACCAGACACCAAAGTGTTTATTACTGTACGTATCAACGAATCATTACTACATTTTTGGAGTTAATTCTTGCcaaacagttttctgttttggtaATTAAGTACTgaagtaaaataagaaaattgaaGGCTtgttatcacttttttttttaaagatgaaccAAGAAATGcgtaattacaattaaaaaacaaagtaagttggtttttgtacatttttttttaactatattaataaatagtaaataaactactaaaataaatcaacttttattgtATTCTAAGTTATCTGGGCTAATTTTTATGTGTATAATCTACAGTACTTAGCCACATTAGATATAGAGTATTGGTCCTGATTTTACAGTATACCAGAATgatacagttttaaatgtgttttttaaggatatAAACCTTACTGACAGTTATCATGTGACCGGCGAACACATGGCTGCATTGCAATGACTGCATAGATAATTCTAGTTGGCCTAGTAAGGCTTCATTTAACGTTTGTATTTTCTACACAGCCTCATATGTCTTCTggatataaaacataaataactgaaggcatttttttgcatgttttagcTTAGTATTGTTAAATGCATCCGCTGTAAAACTCTCCCAAACCTCCTgagtgaatcagtgaaagctgattggctgtgctGACTCTTGACTAAAGGTGAACAATGttgctaaaagctaaaaatatattgGGAATTTGTAtgaaatttcacacattttcataaaactctctttcatattttattgCAGGAGATGTGTGAGTGTGAATGCGGCAAGAACataatgagtttttatttgctAAAGTTTAAAGCCTTtcaagaaatatataaaataattgtagaaaaatgaccaaattgtAGAAACTAAAATTAAACACAACTTAAACCTATGGTTAATGGGTCAGTCAAGGTAATGGTATATAAAGAATACATTACATTTAATTCTTCACAGAAGTGtcttcaaaacttttttaaaatatgaaacattatttttcaaagaaaccTACATACCCTCAGACATCATTGAAACACTGCCACCTAGTGTAtgaaaatcttagtaaattttgctttattaaaaaaaaacaattgtcacACAGAAATGACTTAAATTTCATTTCAATCACATTTATTGGCTTCTTTCTATGCACAGTTTGTATCAGCTCAGTAAACTGTTGAAATTAGTTATATAGaataatggatttttttgtacaatgtCTCTccctcaaaataaaattaatcaataCAAGACTAAAGGTGTTAAACAGTCCCCAAACATACAAaggcttaaaaacaaacatgtaaacttgagaaaaaaaaaaacatttttgtttttagtcttttattgatttattttacaaaagaaaaaaatttgcaacattttccttcaaaaacatatttacagatttatacaaaaatacaaaagtgaTTCAAATCTGTTAAGACCTAGCTAGTTTTAAACATGGAGCTTTTTTGAAAtaggtacattttttttgtgtctacatttttttcccgcTCCATCACATCTTTTAACGTCTGTTTAGTGATATTCCATACTGTACACCTCTGAATATAAATGTTGAGTGGTGGTTGTCACACTTCCCTTCAGAGTGCAATCAGTGGACACTGGCCTGGAGTAAAATCTATAAAAGTTtgccatttttctgcttttaagttCCCAGGCCTTGCCGTAAGTTTTATAACTGCCTTTCAgtctgcattttaaataaatggtttCAATTGAATCTTCCATTCACTTGTTATACAAGAAAAGGAAACAGTCTGAATAAAGGTGTTAGTGTCAGGTACAGTATGGAAAAACCACGCTAAACAAAGTATCAAATACTTTTGGAGTATTTTTTCTATTCACTATACTGAGTAGCAATACTTGGGGGAATAAAAATATTCAGCTATGATTTAAAAGAGGACGATGACTTTCCGGTcaagtcaaatgttttgttcttaTGAATATATCTGTTCCACTTATTtctgatatcttttttttatatttatacattttgtcCAAGGCGGCTTGTCCGGATATGCACAGGTAATGCAACCAGCAGTTTTTCGTAGAAAACGTTTCTCTTATTTCCAAAGCATGACTAGGATGGTCCAGCACCAAAATGTTCCGATTCTCCCTCCTCACCGCTTCAATAGAATTTTCTTTACAGTCTCTTCTACGTATGATTGTCCAGTGAGTAGATATACAGTACAAGATAAACCCCTGTTTGTGATCACAACTATACAGAACAGAATTAGCCAGACAGTTTTTACATCTATAGAACACACTATTGAACTCGACATTTGAACGAAAATACGAAACCCTTTTTTCGTGGATACATCCTGcagataaaaataatgattttggtggttttcttctttactttttctttttttaactctttaattaTTGCATGCGatagaaaacacaacaaataaaacaacagacaGGAACGAGTGCGTGTTTCAGAAACATGATGAATGTAAAATTCTAGTCAGTTCACAGCTTTTTACGCTCTCCATCTTACACAGTGTCAGTTCTGCAATTGAGATTCGCTGAGTATCAAACTGTtgtgtctatctatctatctatctatttatctatctatctatcttttacaataaaacagtaATATGCTTGCTGAGGTATTCGTAGAATACATTGAATGGTTTTATTTGACTTACAGTCTCAAACACGAAGAAGCGCATGTGTTATGGTTTGCTATGATAGGCAGGTGGCTGCTCAAGCCTTCCACTCATAAGTTTCTTCTGTAGATTGTTAATAATTTCTGTGCGACATCCATCAAACATCACTAGATTACTTCAATCCCTATGTTGGGTGGAATCAAATTTCATTAAATACTATGTTCATCAACATGTACTATGGGGTTTTCGTTGGGGCTTTCATTTTGTCATCCATTTTGGATTCATTTGGTTTCTTGGAGGAGATGTTCAGAAGCCACTTCACTGAGCTTTCACCTGTCTGATGCTACTGGGTCTGTGCAAATGAAGGAGAGGCAACATGGAGAGAACAGCACACTGCTAAGAAATCCGTGTTAGACCTGTTCAGTTTTGCTACACTTTTTGATTCCCCATAAAATTtctgcatttcatttttatatagatttgtcttttttttctaatatttagtACAAATATATGTATGCATTTTTGTTATAGGAAATATATTCTAATTACAGAATATTCTCAAAGAATTActaagtgcaaaaaaaatgagGTTAATTTTTGGGAAACCTCTAGTTAAACCGATTGAAGACCTTCTAAAGCATTTTTACCGTTTGCACTCTATGGTATTTTTAAATCTGCTATCAAGTGTGCCACTAGCTTTTCAAGAAAGCATAGCAACAACAGTTAGCAGATGATAAAAGCTTTATGAAGTCTAAGCAATAGATTTTAATGTTGGGTTTGAGTAGATTTGCGTTTGAATTTTGGTGGAACATGGCACAGCTCCATGTCAGTGTGCAGGTGCCTTGCCTTCAACCACCTTCGTCGGATAAAGGCCACTGTGCGATTGTCCAAAATGAACCTGTACTTTAGACAAAAAGGTGAAAGCCCTTGCTCCTTCTCGTTAGACACTCAAATAAATAAGATCTCTGGCAATGCAATGGAAAACTAAATTATACGGGTATACTAAAGAACCACAAAAATGTTGATAGAAACCAGGTTCCAGGGGCATACTTCCACACAGGGCATGCAACATGGTGAAGGATTCTCATCATGTTCTGAGGCgcaatttcacaaaaatacatgcatcacgtttttttttgtaccatttttttGTGGGCTTCCGTTAATACACGCTCTAAGCCATGTCTTCAGATGAAATACAATAGATATAAAGTTTATGCTGAGTTGTTAGTAGTTTCCGCAGTGACACAGACCTGGCTTGTTGGCGAGAATACTAAGTATAAACTCTGGAAGGTCTGGCCAGGAAAATCCTGGCATCACAAGTTAAAAGAATATTACATGTCATAAAAATTTGTTAATTTAAGTAGGAAAGCAGTCCCCAAGTAACACCCGTTCTTTCACACCATTcattttacaagtaaaaatatcAGTTGTCTATGCTCGCTCATGCAAACTCACTTTGTCAGTAACAGAcgcatcttttttttgttgttagaattttcaacacttttgggaatttttttcttaatcacaTAAGAACAGATTTTCATTTAAGGTGGAACAACCTTTCTATTACAGTACAATACCAAGGTACTTTGTCAACGTGTCCCCTCTTCATCCTTCTATAATTCAGTAGCAGTGAACAGTCTGCCTTTAGATTAGTACATCTCAGTACATTTCAGGAACAACCCAATTCTGTATTTTGCAAGTATTAGCATACAGGACTCCATCATCAGATTATCAAAGTGATTACAACTATAGTCTTGGAACTGACAGTATCTGTTAGGTTGATTTAAGACGATCTGTCATCATGGGGACTCCCATCTGAGTTTTCCGTCTCCCCCTCAGAAATGGCTTGCATCGGGGCTGTGTATAGGCGACTGCGTGTGCTGTAGCGACTGCTGTTGGCAACCGGGGGAATCCGAGAACGACCTTGTCGAGATGCAGCTGACATAGACAAGGTTTTCGGGGTGAAACTCTCAGAGTTGGCCCTAGGAAAAAGACCCGGTATCTGAATTGGATCCAGGCCAGACATGGGAGGATCTGGGAAAGTAGAGGATGAGTCCTCAGCGTGCTTGATGGGCCCTTCCTGGAAGGACTCCCCTGGTGTTTTAGGGGTAATAGGACTCTTCAGGATCTCTATAGCAGACATGCGGTAGCTAGAATCAGACCTGCTCCCTTTCTTCAGCAAAAGAAGTTTGAACTCCTCATTGGATGTACTGGATTTCTTAGCACTGCGATAGATTGGCACGGGGGCTCGTTGTGACCCAACAGCATTGGCTATGTTAGCCTGAAAGTTGAGCGGAGGGGCTGGAGGAATAATGCCAGTGCAGACATTGCTGGGGTTCACCGGCGCCGTAGGGCAAAGACGAGATTTCACATTCAGGTCTCCTGAATCTTTACGACCAAGCACCTTTCTCTTggatctgaaaaaaaagaaaagaaaaaaaaatacagcatagTCCTGTATCAGATATACAGATAGATGGTATATAGAAAACTAATAGAGCTGAGTTAGTTCAAATGTGTCATATCGTAAGGAAAAAAGTTTTCAAGGACAGAAAGAGAAAGGTAGATGCAAAGGCCAGATACCCACAAATGTCGCCACTTTAAAACTCTACTGTACCTCTGACTGCTAAACCACTTTTGTTGTCTAGTGGAAGAGGGGCTACACTGAGATTTTGAGACTGTCCTTGAATCCAGAATTAGACATGGAGACTCAGTCAACACCAGAGAAGTCGCGGACAACACCTAAATACCACACACCCTTTGATATAACGTAAATCCGatgattctgaagtggagaaaaactACTTTTCATAACAGCTTTGCATCAATATACAACACATTACTAAACTGCTGCATAACAGCACAAAGATGATTTTCTTCTCGCCAGAATCAGTCAATTTATGCTGATTGCTAAACACTTCACTACAGTAAAAGGTTGCATACTAGCGCAAGGccgtttttctctgtttcagaatTCACTAGAATTACATGAATTGTGTAAAAAGAGTTATGGTGGTCGTAAGAATGTCATCACTGGAACTAAAGCTACcatgtttaagggttaaaatgaAATCCAATGCTCTCCGTCCTTAAACACAGTATTTGGGGTTGAATTGGAGAGTGAAACTACTAAATTGTTCCCAAGCACAGTTGTGACTACAGCCCATGGCAAAAAGCAGGGGGTAAAAAAAATTGCGCACTCAAGTGTGCAACAGCTAGTGACCCTTTAACCTCAACTAAACCATTGATTTCCAGGCACGGTATGTGGGACAGCATCAGTCCCCAGGGGCCACTGTTCTGGTCGTTTTACTTTTTCACTGCCTTAACAcaactaattttaaaatttgtcattttcagcCCTTTATGAAGATTGATTGAGGTGTGTTTGAGGAAAATAACATTCTAGTCTAGAAGGTTTTTGGATattgttacggctgtggccgtatttggttttattttctttttggtcttgTGGAAGGGAGCTGGGAAGGGAGCTGGGAAGGGAGCTGGGAAGGGAGCTGGGAAGGGAGCTGGGAAGGGACctgggctgcaacctgtctccactCCAGCGcagtgatcttctccacctgtttgaTTTGTGCGCACTCTGTAGTTTTTCTTTGGTATTTTggtttaagtcccactctgcgttctgtgtttagtgttggttttGTTAGGTGAAGcagtaggggtgaactgccattttctttagtgtaagttttctcctgtttctgttagtccagggagggtACTAAAGTCTGACAGACTGACAGGCATAACTTTGACTCTTGTCTCGCTAGTGccttaaaaatgacattcaGTGAGTTCAAAAAATGTGCCATTCATTGGCAATCCGGAAAATAGGCTAATAGTTTCTGGAGGTCAGATGCATGTGAGggtaactattttttatttatttatttatttatttttatttagaattctCATTTTACAAATGAGGTGGAAAATTATGAACTTTGTGACCAGCTAAGCAATCTGCccataatttagaaaaataggAGTAGAAGACTCACCTGTGTATCATGGCAAACAGATCCTCAGTTGTTCGGCTCTTATTGGGTGATGTAATGATGATGTCGTCATCCACTTTGTCATCCATCAGAGGGGAGAGTGAATTATCACTGGGTGTGGAATCTGCAGCAAACAGAACCCGGATTACATCTCATCTGATCATTGAATATACTCAGTGAAGTTGATTCTCAAAACCCTTTTTGTTTAGTGACAAAGACTACATAACCTCTTTTTGTATTGTAGAACTAAGAATTGTTTTGGGACATAActgttttcaagtatttttaatctaaaaaattaaTTGATGAAATTCCTCAGTGAGCAACAGGAAAACTAAAAGTGTAAAAGTGAGGCCACCATTTTAAAAGCATACTTTGGAGTTTATACGGTTTGTGGATTCTAGGTGCATGCTATGTCAAAAAGGACAAAGTTCTGTAACAAATAATTAGAAAGCTCAATTGTTTGCTATCAGTCTGGAAGgacaaacatatatattttcagtCAGTGATTAATGTCTTTATAGTTCTAGTACACATTTTCTATTACACATTTTCTATGCATGTTGATTTTGCTGGACTACGTGAATACAGTTCCCAGcttgtttccatgtttttagtGGCATTTTCATGGTCTGTGGTTTCCAGTTCAAACCTTTTTCTGggaactcaaaaaaataaatctcaattttttttatccaaaactgatcatccatccatccatccatctatccatatCCCTTATAGGGTCATGGGGTTGTCAGAGCGTGTTCTGGTAACTATTGGGTGAAgttggggtacaccctggacaggtcgccagtctgttgaaGGGCTACACAATCACTTCCACACACAGACCTAGGAAAATTTAGAgaaaccaattaacctatgaagcatgtttttggactgtggaaggaagctggagtgcccgGAGAAAATCCAGTTATGCGGAGtgtgaacatgcaaactccacacagaacatcccagccgggatttgaactagcccttcttgctgtgaggggGGAGTGCTAACCACTTCTCACTATGCAGCCCCCAAAATGGATCAGTCAGAAAAAATGGATCAGTTAGGTTTTTGGAGTTTACTCCCTCTCCGTCAAGTAAATTGCTGTCCTTCACAATTACTCTAGGAATATGATTGGGAAGACACACTCCAGACAAAAAAGCACATATGACATGAAAGTTGAAAAGAATTAGGTTAGACAGAGCCCTTAGTGCTTCAAGATTTTGAAAGGGCCAACAAACATTTCTCACGTTAACCAGTTGCGTTAGATTACTGCACCTTAACCTATATTAGAGTAGCATAGATTtgcaggtttattttttaaaacatttagtaacTCTACCATCTCAACTCAGTTTAGCTGTTATTGCAATAGAATGAGACTGTTTTACCGGTAAGCTAAAAAATTGGCAATGTAGAGTTAATTAGCTGACTGcttcttgtatttttagtgACGCAAAgcatatttgaaaataaagtcttaCTGAGAAAGACAATGTGTCAAAGTGTTTGTCTCTCTTTAGAGACAGGTGAATTTGTCAAACCTTGTTAACAAAACAGGGGAAGACATTCTTTGTTAGATGACTTCACTGTAAATAAATGAGATTTGAGTATGTGAGTATTTTTTCCAGTAGACCAGGTGAGTGTTTACCTTTACTGAAGTAGTCCTCTGTGTCAGGGGTGGTAGAGTCATCTTTACTCTCCAGTGGATGTTGCTGATGGGCACTTCTGGTTGCACCTGATATCATTTGCTCCTCCATGTCCTGCAGCTCATGTCCTTTTCTCTTTGCATTGCAGATTATGTTAGGATGCAATGTCTCTATTGTGTTATCAGGCACTTTGACTGGACTAGCCCATGGCCCTGAGTCTGAGTGAGAGCCCCCAGCAAATTCATATGCTGGAGGTGGAGGATGATCAGATCGCATGCTCACTCTAGAGCATGAAGCTCTTGGTGGTTCTTTTACTtgttcctcttcttcctcatcttcttcttcatcttcatcctcatcttgTGAGAATGAGCGCTCCCCTAATATCCTAAACTCAGAGTGTGCATTTGATGAATGGTTAAGCCCCCTAAACTCTGTGTGAGCGTGGATATGAGTGTGTAGATCCACTGGTGAAGGGTGAGGAGCACGTGGTACTGGTCTATGTAGAGGTGAGCTGTCCTCAGAGAGATCTGATGGGGGATCTATCCGAGTCCTGAAGGCTGTCATAGCCCAGAATGTTCCAGGTCCATAGCGGTCTTGTCTAAGAAGCAGGCTTTCATAGGAAGGAGGTCCATCAGGGTGGCGGCCAGGTGGAGGGGGTTGGGAATGTTCAGGAGAGGAAGTGTGATAATGGCATGGGGGTCTAGGAGGTGGTCTGCGCGGTGGGAGAGGCCTTGTGTTAACAGGTGGAGGAGCCAAAGTGGAACCAATGGGAGGACATTTGGGTCTTGTCACAGTCTCTAGTGCTGTTTCTTGTCGAATTGATGAAGTATTCTGTTGATCTTTAGACTGGTTACTCAAATGATGCTCCACTGAACGAGGAGCAGGTGGTGCCAAAAGATTTGAGCTGGGTATTTCTGTGACAAAACTTGAACTTGGCAGTAGGTTGCTATTTGCTGTGTCTGGAGTCAACGTCTTTGTTGCAGTGGTTAAAGCATTCGCTCTGTGTTTGCTATGATGAAGTGTGTGCACGTGATGAGTCCGATGAGATAATGTGTGTCTGACATAGCTACCATGGAGAACATTGAGGTCAAGTTGAGACGGTGGTGGTGGAAAGTCTGGGTCTCTCTTATAGCAAGATGAAATGGCAGCTACATCTCTAGGGAAGTGTTGTAAGGAAGAGAGCGAAGACTTCCTTTCTGGCACTTTGGGCTTTCGCTTACCAGTTGAGGGAGACAGTGGACCTGGGAAGAAGGCTGCTGAAGAGGAGGGCAAAGTTGACGTAGGGGTCTCAGATTGGCTGGAATAGCCACTTGATGGTGAGGCAAGACCAGCTAATTTCTCAGGTGATCCAAGTTTGAAGTCTCCAGGTTGAATGGTTGGACTAGTTGCCTTGGTCTCTGTAGGCTGGGCAATTGGCTGGATCTGTGTGTCTGTTGAAGAGGACGAGCTATCTGGAGACTTCATACAATCCATGACAGTAGTTCCAGTAGCTGTACTGGAGTTGGACATTGATGTATGCTCACCATTACTGGATTTCAGCTCACTGTTGTGAAGCCACAGGTCTGCATAGTCAGACTGCACTGCACCATCATCTTTAAATGAGTGTGTATCTGCAGAACTGAAGGACATTGGTTCTACAAGGTCCATGGTTTGGCTCAGTCCCATGCCCCATGTTCCCATTGGCTCTGCCACTAAACATGATGACTGTAATGGCTCTGGGACGCCTCCAAGCTCCAGCTCCAATTCCAGCTTCATGTCTGTGGAAGACAGATTAAGTTCTTGTTCACATACCATCTTTGGTAGATTCTGATCTGCTTGCGTGTCTGTTCCAATATCAACCCTACTACTGCTTTCCCTCAACGAGGAAGTTCGCTTGGGTGGTGGAGGTTTGACCTTCAGTTTCCTGAGTGGACGAAAAGTCCTCCCTAAAGTCATAGTGCCTGCTCTGAACTCAGGTGT
It contains:
- the nhsb gene encoding Nance-Horan syndrome protein isoform X3, translating into MPFAKRIVEPQLLCRHQIPNDEGLLFEDLCAISNVVLSRTLRQLSDLARHACSLFQELENDIMCTNQRVWVLQKKIGQIQQTASALDPKKEAVPVSNLEIESKLSAHYQAPLHQQHNMFHPSTRPMCLEELHKNAQLRLRALHQDEQLHQRSSSRERNRMTISLSVAPPMPSFPSPHSIRRQQRSRLARAQERAERERELDYQPGKETTVRETEIQTIQRKERPERVAEIQRKLECFYSLDTIEGCIFIPWSRKATSAGEEECDEVLESHRAKAPAPSDSNHQEKQSSWSKENIPPSDKKTPVDSNAVSSCIIPINVTGVGFDREASARCSLVHSQSVLQRRRKLRRRKTITGIPKRVQQDMDSDESPVAKERTVIIHANPHQLSLCQEDISIGTAAPSRRRIRAQRGHQGIPASLSHSTGNISSLGDQSDSTYTSASAHGGRLRSRSLPREGGRLIDSDDDDDDDNYDDDDDDEELSPYEAEDFIPSGPSPRMKMMLMKEEEESTDDQAAPEPLQIGSLKRLQRSGDRDRGCGGGGSPEHGWMERGRSRLPRKADMGSCEISSSSDTFSSPIHSVSTTGVLGSHVDHKEDHQSSSGNWSGSSSTCPSQTSETIPPPSSPPLTGSSHCDSELSLNTVPNAIDEGFSLDPSYHTDLRPQGQGHRSSSFTSSATDQLDDAGVSTASEGEWTYPAEQDQVDPDQDSDQTHILTPSHRIVQEYSLKQHLDNENSFNDKANSMEKEPGSQYPSDPQCFYSSTVNFGESDQSFRGYMYNYADPGTDCGQSNIIAAPLSHGVYPQPTPEFRAGTMTLGRTFRPLRKLKVKPPPPKRTSSLRESSSRVDIGTDTQADQNLPKMVCEQELNLSSTDMKLELELELGGVPEPLQSSCLVAEPMGTWGMGLSQTMDLVEPMSFSSADTHSFKDDGAVQSDYADLWLHNSELKSSNGEHTSMSNSSTATGTTVMDCMKSPDSSSSSTDTQIQPIAQPTETKATSPTIQPGDFKLGSPEKLAGLASPSSGYSSQSETPTSTLPSSSAAFFPGPLSPSTGKRKPKVPERKSSLSSLQHFPRDVAAISSCYKRDPDFPPPPSQLDLNVLHGSYVRHTLSHRTHHVHTLHHSKHRANALTTATKTLTPDTANSNLLPSSSFVTEIPSSNLLAPPAPRSVEHHLSNQSKDQQNTSSIRQETALETVTRPKCPPIGSTLAPPPVNTRPLPPRRPPPRPPCHYHTSSPEHSQPPPPGRHPDGPPSYESLLLRQDRYGPGTFWAMTAFRTRIDPPSDLSEDSSPLHRPVPRAPHPSPVDLHTHIHAHTEFRGLNHSSNAHSEFRILGERSFSQDEDEDEEEDEEEEEQVKEPPRASCSRVSMRSDHPPPPAYEFAGGSHSDSGPWASPVKVPDNTIETLHPNIICNAKRKGHELQDMEEQMISGATRSAHQQHPLESKDDSTTPDTEDYFSKDSTPSDNSLSPLMDDKVDDDIIITSPNKSRTTEDLFAMIHRSKRKVLGRKDSGDLNVKSRLCPTAPVNPSNVCTGIIPPAPPLNFQANIANAVGSQRAPVPIYRSAKKSSTSNEEFKLLLLKKGSRSDSSYRMSAIEILKSPITPKTPGESFQEGPIKHAEDSSSTFPDPPMSGLDPIQIPGLFPRANSESFTPKTLSMSAASRQGRSRIPPVANSSRYSTRSRLYTAPMQAISEGETENSDGSPHDDRSS
- the nhsb gene encoding Nance-Horan syndrome protein isoform X2, coding for MPFAKRIVEPQLLCRHQIPNDEGLLFEDLCAISNVVLSRTLRQLSDLARHACSLFQELENDIMCTNQRVWVLQKKIGQIQQTASALDPKKEAVPVSNLEIESKLSAHYQAPLHQQHNMFHPSTRPMCLEELHKNAQLRLRALHQDEQLHQRSSSRERNRMTISLSVAPPMPSFPSPHSIRRQQRSRLARAETTVRETEIQTIQRKERPERVAEIQRKLECFYSLDTIEGCIFIPWSRKATSAGEEECDEVLESHRAKAPAPSDSNHQEKQSSWSKENIPPSDKKTPVDSNAVSSCIIPINVTGVGFDREASARCSLVHSQSVLQRRRKLRRRKTITGIPKRVQQDMDSDESPVAKERTVIIHANPHQLSLCQEDISIGGRLHHTRDSGCQTDDFLIAWTAAPSRRRIRAQRGHQGIPASLSHSTGNISSLGDQSDSTYTSASAHGGRLRSRSLPREGGRLIDSDDDDDDDNYDDDDDDEELSPYEAEDFIPSGPSPRMKMMLMKEEEESTDDQAAPEPLQIGSLKRLQRSGDRDRGCGGGGSPEHGWMERGRSRLPRKADMGSCEISSSSDTFSSPIHSVSTTGVLGSHVDHKEDHQSSSGNWSGSSSTCPSQTSETIPPPSSPPLTGSSHCDSELSLNTVPNAIDEGFSLDPSYHTDLRPQGQGHRSSSFTSSATDQLDDAGVSTASEGEWTYPAEQDQVDPDQDSDQTHILTPSHRIVQEYSLKQHLDNENSFNDKANSMEKEPGSQYPSDPQCFYSSTVNFGESDQSFRGYMYNYADPGTDCGQSNIIAAPLSHGVYPQPTPEFRAGTMTLGRTFRPLRKLKVKPPPPKRTSSLRESSSRVDIGTDTQADQNLPKMVCEQELNLSSTDMKLELELELGGVPEPLQSSCLVAEPMGTWGMGLSQTMDLVEPMSFSSADTHSFKDDGAVQSDYADLWLHNSELKSSNGEHTSMSNSSTATGTTVMDCMKSPDSSSSSTDTQIQPIAQPTETKATSPTIQPGDFKLGSPEKLAGLASPSSGYSSQSETPTSTLPSSSAAFFPGPLSPSTGKRKPKVPERKSSLSSLQHFPRDVAAISSCYKRDPDFPPPPSQLDLNVLHGSYVRHTLSHRTHHVHTLHHSKHRANALTTATKTLTPDTANSNLLPSSSFVTEIPSSNLLAPPAPRSVEHHLSNQSKDQQNTSSIRQETALETVTRPKCPPIGSTLAPPPVNTRPLPPRRPPPRPPCHYHTSSPEHSQPPPPGRHPDGPPSYESLLLRQDRYGPGTFWAMTAFRTRIDPPSDLSEDSSPLHRPVPRAPHPSPVDLHTHIHAHTEFRGLNHSSNAHSEFRILGERSFSQDEDEDEEEDEEEEEQVKEPPRASCSRVSMRSDHPPPPAYEFAGGSHSDSGPWASPVKVPDNTIETLHPNIICNAKRKGHELQDMEEQMISGATRSAHQQHPLESKDDSTTPDTEDYFSKDSTPSDNSLSPLMDDKVDDDIIITSPNKSRTTEDLFAMIHRSKRKVLGRKDSGDLNVKSRLCPTAPVNPSNVCTGIIPPAPPLNFQANIANAVGSQRAPVPIYRSAKKSSTSNEEFKLLLLKKGSRSDSSYRMSAIEILKSPITPKTPGESFQEGPIKHAEDSSSTFPDPPMSGLDPIQIPGLFPRANSESFTPKTLSMSAASRQGRSRIPPVANSSRYSTRSRLYTAPMQAISEGETENSDGSPHDDRSS